Below is a genomic region from Candidatus Methylacidiphilales bacterium.
CTGGGTGCGCCGGCTCATTCGGTGGGATACGAGAGGACAATTTTATTTCGCGACGCAACAAGGGGCCCTTTTTCAGAAACTTCTTCAAGCCCATCCGGAGCTCATGGATGTAAACTCGATTGTTATCCACGACCAACGCTCATCACGTGACAACCTTTACATCAAGAGTGAAGCTGTGCTTTTTGCATTTAGCCTTCTAGACTACCCCTATCGCTTTCTGGCTCTTTTGCGTTACTTGCCCCGAAGGCTTCGCGATCGAGGATACGATTTGTTTGCGAGACATCGTTACCGTCTATTTGGACGCTACGACATCTGCCCAGCTCCACCGCCGCATCAACGTTCTCGATTTCTTGATTGAAGAAGTCTTGATCTCACTATGGAATCTACGACAGAGGCTTACTTTTCCAATGCCACATTTTCAATTGTGGTGCCGTTTTACAACGAGTCAGAAAATCTGCCGCGACTGATTCAAGAGATCGACGACGTGCTGCTCTCGATGAAAGCTCCTGCTGAGATCATTCTTGTGGATGACGCTAGCACGGACGAGCCAGAAAAGCCTAGTGCGAGTCCGCATTTTTCCATTCGTTGGCTTCGTCTTACTGAGCGATCCGGGCAAAGCGCAGCAATCTACTATGGCATCCAAGAAGCTTCCGGCAAATATGTTATTTTGATGGATGCAGACTTGCAGAACGATCCTGCGGATATCCCCCGCCTCTTCGAAAAAATTGAAACTGATAAGCTCGATCTTGTGACGGGAATCCGCGTGCGGCGCGAAGACAACGCGGTGAGGCGCTACTCCTCAATCATCGCGAATGCGGTGCGCTCGACTCTTCTCCGCGATCGCACTACCGACACGGGATGCTCGCTAAAAATCATGCGCCGAGAGCTGGCGCGTCGCTTGCCTGGCTGGAATGGCATGCACCGATTTATTCCTTCATTTGCAGTAGCAATGGGCTACACGGTCGGAGAAATTGAGGTGAATCATAGGCCACGTGTTGCAGGAGTGAGCAAAGTGATCGGTTGGCAACGTGCGATTCGCGCGACGGTGGATTTGATAGGGATGTTGTGGTTGACGCGCCGTCAATTCAAAGGTGTGCCGGAATCGGATGAATTGCCAAGAGTAGCTCCGAAGGTCGATGATCCAAGAGCGAGCTAAGCTGAGAGATTGCAGCTTGTAGCACAGGCCTCGGATGCTGGAGAAGACATGTTGGAGTCGCAGGTTTTAATGCCCAGTGTTTCGAAAAGTGCGTAATCACTTTCGACCGATGGGTTTTTAGCGGTCAAAAGTTTACCTCCGAAAAATATGGAGTTGGCCCCTGCGAAGAAGCACCAGGCTTGGGTCTCGCGGCTGAGGTTTGTGCGTCCGGCTGAGAGACGGATGCGAGTGCGAGGAAAAGTGATCCGTGCGACGGCAATCAGGCGAATCAATTCAAAGGGGTCTACGGGTGGCTGGTCTGCCAGAGGGGTGCCGGGTATGGGTTGCAGGCAATTTATCGGCAGGCTCTCTGGCGGGGGATCGAAGCTGGCGAGCACTTCGAGCATTTTCAAACGATCGATGATGGTCTCTCCCATGCCGATGATGCCTCCTGAGCAAATGGCCATTCCTGCTGCTGAGGCGTGACGTATCGTATTGAGCCGATCTTGGTAGGTGTGTGTGGTGACGATTTTCGGATAGAAGTCGGGGCTGGTGTCGAGGTTATGATTGTAAGCGGTAACACCTGCTTCTTTGAGCATCTGAGCGGATCGAGGGGTGAGATTTCCGAGCGTTACACAGACTTCCATGCCAAGCGCAGCGACGCCACGGACCATTTCAAGGACCGGTTGGAGTTTGCTATCGTTTTCTGAGACGCCACGCCAAGCAGCACCCATGCAGAAGCGGGTAGCTCCCGCTGCTTTTGCGGCTTTAGCTCGCTCGATGACATCCTGAGGATTCATCAACTCCTCACGCGTGATGCCAGTCTGATAGTGAGCACTTTGGGAGCAGTAGGCGCAGTCTTCTGAGCATCCGCCGGTCTTTATGCTTAGGAGGGAGCAGAGTTGCACGGCATCTTGTTTCCAATGCTCAAGAAAGACTTGACGTGAGCGGGTGACCAATTCGAAGAACGGTAATTCGTAGAGCGATTGCAACTCGGCGAGGGTAGTCATTACCCGGCTAGTATGAGCAAGAGGCAGTGTGGCGGCGAGTGAATTTTCTTTGATTAATGATTAGTATAAAAAGGATGATAATCGCTACCAGTGCTGCTCGGGGCTCTGGAACCGGGACGATTTCTCCGCTCGAAAGGATTGTGGCTCCTTAGATCCCCGGTGCGAGACCTTGAGGATTGACGAAAACAATTTGAGCCAACTTAGTGGGAGTGAGGCCTGAGCTGTTGGTGCCGAAGTAAATTTGGTCTGTGCCTCCTCCGTTGGTTGAGCCGCTCCAATTTAGAATTTGGAGTTGTGCACTGCTATTCCAAAAGGCAGAGCTGCTGTTGGCAAATTGGAGGATGCTGTTGCCTGAGCCTAAGTCTAGGGTGGAGGAAGCGGAGAGGGTTAAAACGCCTAGCGTCTCGGAAAAACCTTGTGTAGAGAATGTGCCGCCGGCGAGCGTGAGGTTGCTGGTGTTGTTGATTTGGTCAGATTGGCTAAGCAATAAGGTGCCTGAAGATTGGACGAGAAGGTTGCCGTTGATGGCATTGACGCCTGGAGTTTTGTTGAGTTCCAATGTGCCGCTGGCCACAGTCGTCAAGCCAGTGTAAGTGTTGGGAGAATTTCCAGAAAGCGTGAGGGTGCCAGAGCCTGTTTTGGTGAGATTGGAAGCGGTGGAGAGGCCATTTGTGATCGAGCCGGTAACAAGATGATTGGAGGCTCCAGCCATTGTGAGGGTGCGATTGACAGCGGAGTCGGAGAGATGGATTGTGTTGTAGATTAATGGGGCACTGGCTGCTGTGAAGGTTCGGTTGCCTGTTAGCTCGATGGTGGAGTTTATAGTCTGGGGTTGAGAGGAGTTGTTGTTGATGGCACTGGGGATAAGGGTGTATGAATTGAGAGTGAATGCATCAGCGCTGGAATCAAAAGTGAGGGTGCCGACGATGCGGTTGACTTGAAGGTCGACTGTGGTTTGGATTGTGCCGGAGAAAGTTACATTGGCTCCAGGGGAAGGCACGGTGTTGGTGCTCCAGTTGCTAGGGACCCCCAGTTGCCATTTCCTCCAGCGCCTGTCCATATTTGGGCTTTGAGAAAAGCTGGGAAGGCTAGGATGAAAAGGATGTGAGATAGATAATGATATGCATGACACCAACGACTTTTCATCAGGTGTTGATGTAGCAGAATCCATGCCAGTCATGGTTTTCAAAGGGCCAAACGAGCTTGCTTTTGGCTTTTTTTGATGGAGATTACATATATGCTGATTTTCAGGAGATGGGTCCTCAGTTGTGTAGCGGGCTTGTATTTGGCGGCGGCACCGATAGCCTGGGGATGTGCTGGTTGTAAGACCTCGTTGGTTAGTGGCGACTCAGAGGCAGAAAAATCTCAACATGCGGTCATGGCTTACAGTGTGAGTGTGTTGACTATGTTGGGGGTTGTAACAGGGCTGGTATCTTTGGGAGCTTGGGGTGCGCGACAGACCTTACAGAGGCTGCAGGCATTGAAGGCCGATATGAGGGGTGACTGATGGTTCGGACAGTGTGAAGACGCTGATTCTGGCACCGTGGGCTGTTGTCGAAGATGGAGTGATAGTAGAAGCGGCCGCAGTATGGGTGGAGGGGGATAAAATTGGCGGCTGGGCACGTGCGGATGGAGTGGATCGAAAGGATTATGATCAGGTCGTGGAGTTGGATCACTGTGTGTTATCGCCGGGCTGGTTGAATGCCCACACGCATTGGGATTATGGGTTTTTAAGAGGAAATTGGCCGAGAGGAGGAAGTTTTATCGAATGGCTGCAGCAGATGGTCGAGGTGAAGCGAAGGGCCGATAGGGCTGCGGTATCGGAGGCGATGGTTAATAGCGCAGAAGAAAGTTTGCGGAGCGGTTGCACGACGGTGTTGACGATTTGTAGTTTCCCCGAATGGATTCCTGATGCATTTCAGGCTGCGCCTCGGACCATTTGGGCGATAGAATGGATCGATTTTTTGCAACCGATAGCGGCTGACTTTTTGGAAGAAAGGATGAGTGAGTATATGAGGAGAGTGGTTAACTTTCATCACTCAATCGCTATTTCGCCCCACGCACCTTATACGGCATCTCCAGACCTTTATCGTATGGCTCTTGATTGGGCTTCGCGCTATAACGTTATCTGCACTACGCACCTCGCAGAGTCTGAAGCGGAGTGGAAGATGTGGACTGAGGGTGACGGGGAAATGTCGGAGTGGCTCAGCGGACGTTTTTGGTGGCAGTGGACAGTGGGGCAAACGCCTGTAAGTTCGCTTGTTCAATCAGGAGGGATGACGGGAGGAATGTTGATTGCGCATGGGAACTATTTGTGTTGTGAGGATTATGCGTGGTTAAAAAGATATGACGCCACGGTGGTGCACTGTCCGCGTTGTCATGGTTTTTTCGGGCATCAAGATTTTGATTGGGAAAGCTATCGGCGATCGGAGATAAACGTCTGCGTGGCAACGGACAGTCTTGCCAGCACGTCCTCTCTTGATTTGCGAGGTGAACTGTTTTACTTGAAACAGCAAAATCCTGAATGGAGCGAGCGAGAGTTGTGGAGGAGCGTTACGTTATATCCTGCTAGGGGATTGCGACTCGCGGATTGCTGTGGACGTATAAGTGCAGGATTGAATGCGGATCTTGTTGCGTTTCCACTGCGCAAAGAGCTAGAGCCTTGGAGTTTTATTTATGAGGAAAATGAGACAGTATCGTGGGTGATGATGGGTGGGAAGATAAGCGTGATATGAGTCGTGTGGCTTTAATTAACGGTGGAAAAGGAGATTTAGCACAGGCCATCGCACATGTGTTGAAGGAAAAGGGCTGGGGGGTGATTCATACGCCGGGCAAAGATGAGCTCGACGTAAGGGATGAAGATGGGGTGAGGAAGTATTTTGGGAGAATCGAGCGGCTGGATTTATTTATTCACAATGCAGGTTTCATCCGTGACCATGCGTTTTTGAATCTGAATTGTGAAGACTGGGATGCCGTGATGGCCGTTCATTTGAGGGGAGGTTTCTTATGTGTGCGGGAGGCGTTGAAGATAATGATGCGGCAGGAGGAAGGCGGTCATGTGTTACTTATTGGTTCTAATAGCGCGCGTAGCGGTAGCTTTGGACAAAGCAACTACGCAGCTGCAAAAGCTGGATTAATAGGGCTTGGGCAGGCGATTGCACGTGAATATGGTCAGCGGAATGTGCGTTGTAATGTGGTCTTGCCGGGTTATCTTGAAACGAAAATGAATCGGCATCTGCGAGCTGAAATTGTGGAAGCAATCAGACGACAGCATGTGCTGGGGCGATTTACAACGATAGAGGAATCGGCTCGGATGATTGCGGCGTTAGCAGAGAGCCAGCATATATCGGGACAGATTTTTCAACTCGACTCGAGGATTAATCCATGGACTTGAATTTTACTCGCTACCTCGAAGAACAGCTTGAGGCGATAGAGAAACGTAATCTTCTGAGGCGCCTTAACATTATAGAGACATTGAATGGGCCTTATTTGCAACACGAGAGTGTGCAGTATCTGAATTTTGGGTCGAACGATTACCTTGGTTTAGCCCAAGATACGAGGGTGAAAGAGGCCGTGCTGGAATATTTGCGCGACCACAGGCGTAGCTTGGGTGGAACTTCGTCGCGACTTATTACAGGTCATGCTGCTGTGCTGGCTGAGGCCGAGAAACGGTTAGCAGAATTTAAGGGGACGGAGGCTGCGTTAATTTTTTCGTCAGGTTATGCAATGGCGTTGGGTGTAATTCCGGCTTTAGTGGAGAGAGGAGATTTCATTCTACTGGATCGAAAAGCACATGCGTGTCTAATTGACGGTGCGCGTCTGAGCGAAGCTTCTGTGCGAACGTTTCCTCACAATGATATGGAAATGCTACAGAGCTTGCTGTCAAGAATACGGGAGCGCCATCCGAAGGTTAAAATCTGGATCATCACTGAGTCGTTATTTTCAATGGATGGCGACTGGGCGCGCTTAAAAGAGATTGTCGAACTTAAAAAGCAGTGGGGGGCATGGCTGCTCGTGGATGAAGCTCATGCTACAGGGATTTATGGAGCACGGCATCGCGGGCTACTTGAGCTACACAAAATTGAGTCAGAGGTAGAGGTTCAAATGGGAACACTGGGAAAAGCTCTAGGACTAATGGGTGGCTATATCGCAGGTTCATCAAATTTGGTTAATTACCTCATCAATCGAGCAAGAAGCTTTATTTTTTCGACCGCTCCATGGCCTGCTTTAGGAGTGGCTGTGAATAAGGTTCTTGAAATAATCCAGGACGACAAAGAGTGCCTGAGTTTGCTGTCGCGGCTCTGGAAAAATGCTCACGATTTTAAAAAAAATATTTTCGGGGAAAACGTAATGCCACCGATTTCACCTGTTTTTCCGTTGATTCTTGGAGAGGAACAGAAAGTGCTGGAAGCAATGGAATCGCTGAAAAACCAGAAAATATGGGTTCCTGCGATTCGTTATCCTACAGTGCCTAAAGGAAAAGCGCGCTTGCGTGTATCCATTACAGCGCTTCACGATGAAGGATCTATCAATAGACTTGCTTCAGCACTTAAAGTTGCTGGATTGAATTTTGAGAATGAATAGTCACGAAGCTTTTTTCGCACATTTGCAGACGAGCGGCTATTCAGACAAGACGATTCGTAATTACAAACAGGCGATTAGCGATTTTCTCAGGTATAGGCAATGTGGAGAATGGGGAAAATTTACCGAGCGCGATTTTCGCGATTATCTCCATCAACTAACAATTAAGCATCGTCTGAATGCGAGCACTTTGCGCTTACGTTTTGCGGCTATTAGAAGTTTTTATCGTTGGGCTGTGCAGCGCGGATCCTTAAAACATAATCCAGCGCTTAAAGTTACACTGCCTAAACTTCCACGCCGATTGCCTCGTTTTATTTCCCAAACACAGATTGATGCGCTGCTTGATGCGCCATTTAAGCGACTAAAGGAGGAACAAGACCGCTTGTCTCAGGATGGGGGCAAGCGTCGCGGTCGGATATGGCGAGAATGGCAAGCGTGGAGAGATCACGCGATCCTTGAAGTCTTGTATGGCTCAGGAATGCGAATTTCTGAGCTACTTAACATGAGGTGGGCAGAGGTAGACTTCGTTCAAGGCGTCGTGCGAGTCACGGGAAAAGGAAATAAAGAACGAATTTGCATTTTAACGAAGCCAGCTTTACATGCGCTGAAGAGATACAGGGAGCTGTCTCCATATGGCGATTCCCAACATATTTGGCTTTCTGACCTTGGGGAGCGGTTAACAGCTCGAGCTATACAGTTGTCTTTAAAAAAGTATCTTACAATTGCTGGTCTCGACCCTCGACTTACCCCGCATAAACTGAGGCATTCATTTGCTACCCATTTACTCGAACGAGGGGCAGATTTAAGAAGCGTCCAAGCGTTGCTGGGGCATGCACAGCTTTCCACGACCCAGATTTACACACGGGTAAGTCCAGCACATCTGAAATCGGTGTATCAAAGCACGCATCCCCGCGCTTAATTAGGGATACTCTATTGCTGCGTAGATAGGTCGATCCCCTAGGCGCTCACGGCCATTCAGAAAAGTCAACTCAAGTAAGAACGCCAACTCGACGACTTTACCGCCGGCTTTTTCGACGAGATTGGCAGCGGCGCCGGCAGTGCCTCCCGTGGCTAAGACATCGTCGATGATGATGACTTTTTCATCCTTTTTTACCGAGTCGACATGCATTTCCAGGGTGTTGTGTCCATACTCTAAGTCGTAATCGACTGAAATCGTCTTGTATGGCAATTTTCCCTTTTTTCGAATGAGGATTAATCCGACACCTAAGACATGAGCTACAGCCCCTGCAAAGACAAATCCGCGCGCATCGATGGCAGCAATTTTATCTATCGTTTTGCGTTGATAGCGCTCGACAAAAACTGTGACTGCTAAACGAAAAAGTTGCGCATCGACGAGGATCGGAGTGATGTCTTTGAACAACACACCCGGTTTTGGGAAATCGGGCACGTCTCGAATCTCTTTCTTGAGGCGGTCCAGGGAGCTTCGGTATGGATACATGGTCTATTTATTTTGTTTTTTCCTCCTCTAGAATTTTCCTGAGTTTTTCCAACGCGATTTTTTGCAACTGGCGGATTCGCTCACGGGTGACGTTGAATTTTTTACCGATTTCCTCAAGCGTCATCTCTTTGCCATCTTGGGTCCCTAAGCCAAATCGAAGCTTGAGAATCTTTTGTTCGCGCGGGTCGAGTTTCGGCAAGATCTCTGCCAGGCGATCTTTGAGATTATCCATTACGAGGTCGTAGCTTGGATCTTTGACCGATTCATCAGCTAAGATGTCGCCTAGCGTGGCACTGTCGCTTTCTTGAGTTAGTGCTGCATCAAGGGAAGAGGGCCGCATCGTCGCCATACGGAGCTTAGCGATCTTTTGGGGAGTGGTGAATAGCTCTTCCGCCAGCTCTTCATCTGTCGGCTCGCGATCTAATTCTTCTGCGAGTTGCATGGCTACGCGACGCATTCTTGCGATTTTATCAACCAAATGCACAGGCAGACGTATCGTTTTGCCTTGGTTAGCTAGTGCGCGTTTGATCGATTGTCTGATCCACCAAGCAGCGTAAGTGCTGAGCTTGCCGCCTTTGTCTGGGTCAAACCGGTCTACTGCTTTCATCAGGCCAAGGTTGCCTTCAGAGACTAAATCTACGAGCGGCATTCCATATCGACTGTATTCGTGAGCAATTTTGACCACAAGCCGTAGATTGGCTTGGATCATACGGTTGCGGGCTTCTTGATCGCCTTTTTTGATTCGCTTAGCGAGTTGCTTTTCTTCTTTTGGGGTGAGCAAGGGGATTTCATTAATCTGGCGGAAATAGTATTCCAAGGAATCGTCATAAGCATCGCCCACCATACGGGCAATCAGAATGGGTGTGTTGGCTTATGTGGTCAATCCATTTTGAAAACTGGGATTGAAATATGGATTCCAATGGACAACATGGAATGGGGCGCCCATAGCTCAATTGGATAGAGCGTTGGCCTCCGGAGCCAAAGGTTTCGCGTTCAAATCGCGATGGGCGCATGAGGCTCTTGGATCAAATATGTCGGGAGTCTGAAGGGTCCTTAGCCGTATAGCCACTTTCCTGGCGTTGATGGTTAATTTGATTTTTCTTAACGTAAGCTTGAAATACATCCTCTGCCGTCATCCCCAGCACTTGAGCTAACGAAATCAAAAAATGAAAGAGATCGATAACTTCAACGCGAGCATTTTGTTCATCGAACTTTTGATACTTTGCCCACCACTTCCACGGCACGCTATCTACCAGCTCGGCAAGCTCCTGTGTCATCGCTCGGGAATAGTTTAAGATCCAGCGAATCTTTTCCTCTTCACTTAATCCAGTGAGTTTTACGCCGATCCGCGCATTCAACTCCTCTTGAAGTCGAAAAATTTCGTGGAGCTTATCTTGCGGCATGGAGGAAACACTCAATTTGGGGTAGCCTTAGGCATTGGAATTAACCGATCAAGCACTTTCGCGCTCGACAAGACTCCCGGCAAGCCGGCGCCTGGATGTGTGCCTGCCCCTACAAAATAGAGGCCTTTGATATCCTCGGATTCATTGTGGGGGCGAAACCATGCACTTTGGGTTAAGATTGGCTCAAACTGAAATGCAGAGCCAAGATAAGCATCGAGCTCGGTCTCAAAATCGGCGGGGGTGAAGATGCGCTGCGTTATAATATTTTCTCGGAGTCTAGGGCACACCCGTTCTTCGATGGTTTTTAATATAGATTCCGCGTAACGGTCTTTCTCTCTCTCCCAATTAATCTTTCCTCCTAAATGTGGCACGGGGGAGAGCACGTAGAAACATTCACATCCTTCAGGTGCGAGCGATGGATCTGTGCGAGTTGGCGCGTGAAGATAAAGTGAGAAGTCTTTAGCAAGAATTTTGTGATGAAAAATATCATCCAAGAGGCCTTTGTAGCGTTCAGACAAGATGATGGTATGATGAGCCAGATAAGGATAGGTGCACCGTGTTCCGAAATAGATTAAAAAAAGCCCCATCGAATACCGCATGTTTTCTAGGCGTCGATCAGTCCACTTTTTTCGAGCTTCTGCGGGAATCATTTTGCGGTAGGTATTAGCGACGTCAGCATTCGAAACGATGATCTCTGCTCTCCATTCGCGACCGTCTTCAGACTGCACTCCTTGGGCGCGTCGACCTGAAAGTATAACCTTTTTTACCTTTGTATTGAGTTCGATTTTGCCGCCCATTTCCTTAAATAGCCTTACAAGAGCCTGCACGAGGGCACCTGTCCCTCCTATTGCGAAATGGACGCCCCACTTTCTTTCGAGATAATGGATCATCGAGTAGATTGAAGAGGATTGGAAGGGGTTGCCTCCAACAAGCAACGGATGAAAACTGAACACTATGCGGAGCTGTGGATCTCGAATGTAGCGGGAGGTGAGCTTGTAGACGGATTCAAAGCTACGGAGCCTGATTAAATCTGGAGCGACGCGGATCATATCTGTGAGATGTGAAAAGGGCTTATCGGCGAGATCGATAAAAGCTCGACGAAAAATTCTCTCTGTTTCTTCCACAAATTGCTTGTAACCCTCGACGTCAGTCGGTGAAAATTTTTTTACTTCTTCGATCATTTTGATCTCATCGCCTGTGTAATCGAAATGCCGTCCATCAGCAAAAATAATGCGATAAAATGGGTGGTTGGGCACAATACGCACATAGTCTTCGGTTTTTTTACCTGCGAGCGCAAACAGTTCATCGATTAAAAATGGGGCGGTGATAATCGTCGGCCCTGCATCGAATGTGAAACCGTCCTGGCGGTAGACGTAGGCGCGTCCTCCTGGCTGATCTCGCATTTCTAGTATCGTCGTGTCGTAACCTTTGGCTTGTAGGCGTATGGCGGCGGCTAGTCCTCCAAAGCCTGATCCGATTACAAGGGCTTTAGCTTGAGTAATATTCGGACGGTAGAGCATTCGATATGGATTTATTTTTCGAGGGAACTTAGGGAACTTGGCTAAAATAATTGAAAAAGTCCACCTTCAAAAATTTTTCAACATTTCTGGGCTTGAGGCTTTTCTTTGATTTATCGAGGCGATGGCTTTATCTCATCTGTTGCAGAGGTTATCGTTGCTACTGTCAGTTGAGTGAGCTCGAGTGAGAGTTGAGGTTGTAGAAGTAGAAGTGACGCTGTAAGGGACGTAGAAGTGACGCTGTAGGAGGTTATGCTGTAGCTTTGTGCGTCGAAGATAAAAACTTTATCGAATTTGTGACTTCGCTTCGAGAGAAGGTTGGTGTTTGAATTTAGTCACCATGAGTTGGCCTTTTGATCTTGAGCATAGTGTTGTCATTGCGTTGATGCTGATCATCCCTGGATTGGCAGCTTGGGGTGCAAGGAAGAGCCAAGGTGTTTTACTCGGCGTGCGATGGAGCTTTACGGTTATGCTAGTGGGTAACAAATTTTTTGCGCTTTATCTTGCTCTAAATGTGGAAGGCATCGGGTGGCGCGACATTTTGCCTTTACACGTTTGTGATCTGGCGACGCTGTGGGTGATTTTAGCTTTGTGGAGCCGCAATCAAATATGGATGGATTTGGCCTATTTTTGGGGATTGGCAGGCACTTTGCAAGGGGTGCTGACGCCAGACTTGCCTGTGGAGTTTCCGCATGCGCGGTGGTTTTCGTTTTTTATTTCGCATGCAGGTATCGTGGCTGGGGTCTTATATTTAGTGTGGGGGGAACGACGACGGGTTTATTTGCGTTCGGTCTGGGCTGCTTGGAAATGGATTATGGTTTATGCGGTCTGTGTATCGGTGGTGAATGTGCTTTTGGGGACGAATTACGGCTATCTGTGCGCTCCGCCTCAGAATCCTTCGCTGATTGATTATCTTGGTCCTTGGCCATGGTATATCGGCAGTCTGATGATTTTGGCTGTGGTGAAGTTTTTTATTTACTACCTTCCTTTTGCTTGGAGTGATTTTCGTCGAAGACAACAGGGGGCTGCTAGATAAGCTTTAATGCTTCTCGCAAGAGCGTTTCGGGGCTTGCATTCGGGCAGTGCAGTTGTGCTTGCTTTACGGCAGTCTGCGCCTCTTGTTGTTTGTAACCCAAGGCGACTAGGGCGAGCACAGCATCTGTGGCGGCTTGTTGTGAGGAAGCCTGCGGATTGGCTGGTGAAGCGGCTGGAGAGGCAGTAAGGTTGATTTTATCACGAAGATCTAGGACGATGCGTTCGGCTGTTTTTTTTCCGATGCCTTTAATCTGGCTGAGGCGAGTGACGTCGTGTTGAAGAATAGCCGCACGAAATTCATCCGGTGAGAGATGATTAAGGATCTGAATCGCCATACGAGGGCCGACTCCTGTGACGTGTTGAATGAGGAGGCGAAAGAGGTCACGCTCTTCGTGTGTAGCGAAGCCGTAGAGGACATGGGCATCTTCGCGAACGATGAGTTGCGTCAGTAAGGTGCAGGGCTGTTGAGGCGATGGGAGACGATCATAGGTGGAAAGGGGGATAAAAACTTCATATCCGACACCTTGCACGTCGATTGTCACTTGTGTAGGCAAGGATTGGAGGAGGATACCACGGAGTTGTGTGATCATTGGATGAGATTATCGGCCTGGAGATATGGATTGAGTTAAGTTAGAAGAAGAAAAAGGAACTGAAAGAAGTTACAATGCCTTAGTTGGGGACATCGGAGCGAGGATACTTTGGTAATGGGTCCAAGCAATAGCCAGTGCATCTGCAATGTCGTGAGTGGGGGTGTGGTCCAAACGGAAGAGCGAACGCATCATGTTGGCGACTTGGTTTTTTCCAGAGTTGCCTAGGCCAGTTGCAGCTTGTTTGATACGGCGAGGAGCGTATTCGTATGTCGGTATGGCTTTTGATTCTAAAGCTAGAAGTATGACCCCTCGTGCTGCACCGAGGGTGATAGCAACGGCTGCATTTTGTAGGTAAATTATTCCTTCCAGAGCTGCATGCATGGGTTGATATTTTTCGATAAGCTCGAGTGTCAGGTTGTATATCTTTTGAAGGCATTGAGAAGGACGAAGTGAGGAGCAAACGCGAAGGACGCCATAGTCTAAAGCAGTGGGAGGGGTCGG
It encodes:
- a CDS encoding DCC1-like thiol-disulfide oxidoreductase family protein, translating into MALGSIIIYYDGLCAFCNAWVRRLIRWDTRGQFYFATQQGALFQKLLQAHPELMDVNSIVIHDQRSSRDNLYIKSEAVLFAFSLLDYPYRFLALLRYLPRRLRDRGYDLFARHRYRLFGRYDICPAPPPHQRSRFLD
- a CDS encoding glycosyltransferase family 2 protein — protein: MESTTEAYFSNATFSIVVPFYNESENLPRLIQEIDDVLLSMKAPAEIILVDDASTDEPEKPSASPHFSIRWLRLTERSGQSAAIYYGIQEASGKYVILMDADLQNDPADIPRLFEKIETDKLDLVTGIRVRREDNAVRRYSSIIANAVRSTLLRDRTTDTGCSLKIMRRELARRLPGWNGMHRFIPSFAVAMGYTVGEIEVNHRPRVAGVSKVIGWQRAIRATVDLIGMLWLTRRQFKGVPESDELPRVAPKVDDPRAS
- the bioB gene encoding biotin synthase BioB yields the protein MTTLAELQSLYELPFFELVTRSRQVFLEHWKQDAVQLCSLLSIKTGGCSEDCAYCSQSAHYQTGITREELMNPQDVIERAKAAKAAGATRFCMGAAWRGVSENDSKLQPVLEMVRGVAALGMEVCVTLGNLTPRSAQMLKEAGVTAYNHNLDTSPDFYPKIVTTHTYQDRLNTIRHASAAGMAICSGGIIGMGETIIDRLKMLEVLASFDPPPESLPINCLQPIPGTPLADQPPVDPFELIRLIAVARITFPRTRIRLSAGRTNLSRETQAWCFFAGANSIFFGGKLLTAKNPSVESDYALFETLGIKTCDSNMSSPASEACATSCNLSA
- a CDS encoding autotransporter-associated beta strand repeat-containing protein; translation: MTGMDSATSTPDEKSLVSCISLSISHPFHPSLPSFSQSPNMDRRWRKWQLGVPSNWSTNTVPSPGANVTFSGTIQTTVDLQVNRIVGTLTFDSSADAFTLNSYTLIPSAINNNSSQPQTINSTIELTGNRTFTAASAPLIYNTIHLSDSAVNRTLTMAGASNHLVTGSITNGLSTASNLTKTGSGTLTLSGNSPNTYTGLTTVASGTLELNKTPGVNAINGNLLVQSSGTLLLSQSDQINNTSNLTLAGGTFSTQGFSETLGVLTLSASSTLDLGSGNSILQFANSSSAFWNSSAQLQILNWSGSTNGGGTDQIYFGTNSSGLTPTKLAQIVFVNPQGLAPGI
- a CDS encoding amidohydrolase family protein; the protein is MKTLILAPWAVVEDGVIVEAAAVWVEGDKIGGWARADGVDRKDYDQVVELDHCVLSPGWLNAHTHWDYGFLRGNWPRGGSFIEWLQQMVEVKRRADRAAVSEAMVNSAEESLRSGCTTVLTICSFPEWIPDAFQAAPRTIWAIEWIDFLQPIAADFLEERMSEYMRRVVNFHHSIAISPHAPYTASPDLYRMALDWASRYNVICTTHLAESEAEWKMWTEGDGEMSEWLSGRFWWQWTVGQTPVSSLVQSGGMTGGMLIAHGNYLCCEDYAWLKRYDATVVHCPRCHGFFGHQDFDWESYRRSEINVCVATDSLASTSSLDLRGELFYLKQQNPEWSERELWRSVTLYPARGLRLADCCGRISAGLNADLVAFPLRKELEPWSFIYEENETVSWVMMGGKISVI
- a CDS encoding SDR family oxidoreductase, with protein sequence MSRVALINGGKGDLAQAIAHVLKEKGWGVIHTPGKDELDVRDEDGVRKYFGRIERLDLFIHNAGFIRDHAFLNLNCEDWDAVMAVHLRGGFLCVREALKIMMRQEEGGHVLLIGSNSARSGSFGQSNYAAAKAGLIGLGQAIAREYGQRNVRCNVVLPGYLETKMNRHLRAEIVEAIRRQHVLGRFTTIEESARMIAALAESQHISGQIFQLDSRINPWT
- a CDS encoding 8-amino-7-oxononanoate synthase, with the protein product MDLNFTRYLEEQLEAIEKRNLLRRLNIIETLNGPYLQHESVQYLNFGSNDYLGLAQDTRVKEAVLEYLRDHRRSLGGTSSRLITGHAAVLAEAEKRLAEFKGTEAALIFSSGYAMALGVIPALVERGDFILLDRKAHACLIDGARLSEASVRTFPHNDMEMLQSLLSRIRERHPKVKIWIITESLFSMDGDWARLKEIVELKKQWGAWLLVDEAHATGIYGARHRGLLELHKIESEVEVQMGTLGKALGLMGGYIAGSSNLVNYLINRARSFIFSTAPWPALGVAVNKVLEIIQDDKECLSLLSRLWKNAHDFKKNIFGENVMPPISPVFPLILGEEQKVLEAMESLKNQKIWVPAIRYPTVPKGKARLRVSITALHDEGSINRLASALKVAGLNFENE